A part of Micromonospora chersina genomic DNA contains:
- a CDS encoding class I SAM-dependent RNA methyltransferase produces MTAPDRTGLEEAQRVELTVDAVAPGGHCVARVDGQVVFVRHALPGERVVAEVTELHRGFARADAVEVLTASADRVEPPCPYAKPGRCGGCDLQHVTPAAQLHWKAAVVREQLTRLGGLTDDQIDALGVRVEPLPGGPLGWRSRVRYAVDAAGRAGLLKHRSHEVVPIDRCLIAHPAIQDLPVLTPSGTRWPEADAIETVGSTGGDVSVVAFAEGAPTPVSGPAEVREVAAGRDWTLPASGFWQVHPAAADTLVGAVLDLLDPRPGETAWDLYGGAGLFAAALAGRVRDARVTLVESSQDGVDAARANLADLPRVEVVAARVETALARRRVTGPVDLVVLDPPRSGAGAPVVRDIVAAGPRAVAYVACDPAAFARDVRTFTGAGWRLAALRGFDLFPMTQHVELVGLFLPPAR; encoded by the coding sequence GTGACCGCGCCCGACCGCACCGGGCTGGAGGAGGCGCAGCGGGTCGAGCTGACCGTGGACGCGGTCGCACCGGGCGGGCACTGCGTGGCCCGGGTCGACGGCCAGGTGGTCTTCGTCCGGCACGCGCTGCCCGGCGAGCGGGTGGTGGCCGAGGTGACCGAGCTGCACCGGGGCTTCGCCCGCGCCGACGCCGTGGAGGTCCTGACCGCGTCGGCGGACCGGGTCGAGCCGCCCTGCCCGTACGCGAAGCCGGGCCGGTGCGGCGGCTGCGACCTCCAGCACGTCACCCCGGCCGCCCAGCTCCACTGGAAGGCCGCCGTGGTGCGCGAGCAGCTCACCCGGCTGGGCGGGCTCACCGACGACCAGATCGACGCGCTCGGCGTCCGGGTCGAGCCGCTGCCCGGCGGGCCGCTGGGCTGGCGCTCCCGGGTCCGCTACGCGGTCGACGCCGCCGGCCGGGCCGGCCTGCTCAAGCACCGCTCCCACGAGGTCGTGCCGATCGACCGCTGCCTGATCGCCCACCCGGCCATCCAGGACCTGCCCGTGCTGACCCCCAGCGGGACCCGCTGGCCCGAGGCGGACGCCATCGAGACGGTCGGCTCCACCGGCGGCGACGTCAGCGTGGTCGCCTTCGCCGAGGGGGCGCCCACCCCGGTCAGCGGCCCGGCGGAGGTCCGCGAGGTGGCCGCCGGCCGCGACTGGACGCTGCCCGCGTCCGGCTTCTGGCAGGTGCACCCGGCCGCCGCGGACACCCTCGTCGGGGCGGTCCTCGACCTGCTCGACCCCCGCCCCGGCGAGACCGCCTGGGACCTCTACGGCGGCGCCGGCCTGTTCGCCGCGGCCCTGGCCGGCCGGGTCCGGGACGCCCGCGTCACCCTCGTCGAGTCGAGCCAGGACGGGGTGGACGCGGCCCGGGCCAACCTGGCCGACCTGCCCCGGGTCGAGGTGGTCGCCGCCCGCGTGGAGACCGCGCTGGCCCGCCGCCGGGTCACCGGCCCCGTCGACCTCGTGGTGCTCGACCCGCCACGCTCCGGCGCGGGCGCCCCGGTGGTGCGGGACATCGTGGCCGCCGGCCCGCGCGCGGTCGCGTACGTGGCCTGCGACCCGGCCGCCTTCGCCCGGGACGTGCGCACCTTCACGGGGGCCGGCTGGCGGCTCGCCGCGTTGCGCGGCTTCGACCTGTTCCCGATGACCCAGCACGTCGAGCTGGTCGGGCTGTTCCTGCCCCCTGCGAGGTGA
- a CDS encoding APC family permease — MARPTSLLKRLLVGRPFRSDRLQHTLLPKRIALPVFASDALSSVAYAPDEILLTLSIAGASAFLFSPWIALAVVVVMLTVVASYRQNVHAYPSGGGDYEVATVNLGPRAGLAVASALLVDYVLTVAVSVSSGVANLGSVVPFVATHKVLIAVSAVVLLTAMNLRGLRESGTAFAIPTYGFVIVIGGMLLTGVVRIFILGEDLRAPSAGLVIHAEHSVTGFALIFLLLRTFSSGCAALTGVEAISNGVPAFKTPKSKNAATTLLLLGTIAVSMLVGIILLARKTGLQFVEDPSQIISGPDGYVQKTVTTQLGQTVFGDGSVLLYVVAGMTALILFLAANTAFNGFPVLGSILAQDRYLPRQFHTRGDRLAFSNGIVFLAVSAVVLIIGFQAEVTRLIQLYIVGVFVSFTLSQAGMIRHWNRHLRTERDPEARRRMIRSRAINTFGMAMTGVVLVIVLLTKFLLGAWIAIAAMAVIYLVMLAIHRHYDRVAAELEPTEQRAVLPARNHAIVLVSKLHQPTLRAIAYARATRPDTLTAVTVNVDDKDTRDLQADWERRELPVPLTVIDSPYREITRPILNFVASTRRESPRDVVTVFIPEYVVGRWWENLLHNQSALRLKGRLLFEPGVMVTSVPWQLASTASKNLDRLDATLTRGPARGPRVAPRSTLPPTVPPVVSAPPGESGQGDRP; from the coding sequence GTGGCCAGACCCACCTCGCTGCTGAAGCGACTCCTCGTCGGTCGACCGTTCCGGTCCGACCGCCTCCAGCACACCCTCCTGCCGAAGCGCATCGCGCTGCCGGTCTTCGCCTCCGACGCGCTCTCCAGCGTCGCCTACGCCCCGGACGAGATCCTGCTGACGCTGTCCATCGCGGGCGCGTCGGCCTTCCTGTTCTCCCCGTGGATCGCGCTCGCGGTCGTCGTGGTGATGCTCACCGTGGTGGCCAGCTACCGGCAGAACGTGCACGCCTACCCCTCCGGCGGCGGCGACTACGAGGTGGCCACGGTCAACCTCGGGCCGCGGGCCGGGCTCGCGGTGGCCAGCGCGCTGCTCGTCGACTACGTGCTGACCGTGGCGGTGTCGGTCTCCTCGGGCGTGGCGAACCTCGGCTCGGTGGTGCCGTTCGTGGCCACCCACAAGGTGCTCATCGCGGTCAGCGCGGTGGTGCTGCTCACCGCCATGAACCTGCGCGGCCTGCGCGAGTCGGGCACCGCGTTCGCCATCCCCACCTACGGCTTCGTGATCGTCATCGGCGGCATGCTGCTGACCGGGGTGGTCCGGATCTTCATCCTCGGTGAGGACCTCCGGGCGCCGAGCGCCGGCTTGGTGATCCACGCCGAGCACAGCGTGACCGGCTTCGCGTTGATCTTCCTGCTGCTGCGCACCTTCTCCTCCGGCTGCGCGGCGCTCACCGGCGTCGAGGCGATCTCCAACGGCGTGCCCGCGTTCAAGACCCCGAAGTCGAAGAACGCGGCGACCACCCTGCTGCTGCTCGGCACCATCGCGGTCAGCATGCTGGTCGGCATCATCCTGCTGGCGCGCAAGACCGGCCTCCAGTTCGTCGAGGACCCGTCGCAGATCATCTCCGGGCCCGACGGGTACGTGCAGAAGACCGTCACCACCCAGCTCGGCCAGACCGTGTTCGGCGACGGCTCGGTGCTGCTCTACGTGGTGGCCGGCATGACCGCGCTGATCCTGTTCCTGGCCGCGAACACCGCCTTCAACGGCTTCCCGGTGCTCGGGTCGATCCTGGCCCAGGACCGCTACCTGCCCCGCCAGTTCCACACCCGGGGCGACCGGCTGGCCTTCTCGAACGGCATCGTCTTCCTGGCCGTCTCCGCGGTGGTGCTGATCATCGGCTTCCAGGCCGAGGTGACCCGGCTCATCCAGCTCTACATCGTCGGGGTGTTCGTCTCGTTCACCCTCTCCCAGGCCGGCATGATCCGGCACTGGAACCGGCACCTGCGCACCGAGCGGGACCCGGAGGCGCGGCGCCGGATGATCCGCTCCCGGGCGATCAACACCTTCGGCATGGCGATGACCGGCGTGGTGCTCGTCATCGTGCTGCTCACCAAGTTCCTGCTGGGCGCCTGGATCGCGATCGCCGCCATGGCGGTGATCTACCTGGTCATGCTGGCCATCCACCGGCACTACGACCGGGTCGCCGCGGAGCTGGAGCCGACCGAGCAGCGCGCCGTGCTGCCCGCCCGCAACCACGCCATCGTCCTGGTCAGCAAGCTGCACCAGCCCACCCTGCGGGCCATCGCGTACGCCCGGGCGACCCGGCCGGACACGCTCACCGCGGTCACGGTCAACGTCGACGACAAGGACACCCGGGACCTCCAGGCCGACTGGGAGCGGCGCGAGCTGCCGGTACCGCTGACCGTGATCGACTCCCCGTACCGGGAGATCACCCGGCCGATCCTCAACTTCGTGGCGTCGACCCGCCGGGAGTCGCCCCGCGACGTGGTCACGGTCTTCATCCCCGAGTACGTGGTGGGCCGCTGGTGGGAGAACCTGCTGCACAACCAGAGCGCCCTCCGGCTCAAGGGGCGGCTGCTGTTCGAGCCGGGCGTGATGGTCACCAGCGTGCCCTGGCAGCTCGCCTCGACCGCCAGCAAGAACCTGGACCGGCTGGACGCCACGCTCACCCGCGGCCCGGCGCGCGGCCCCCGGGTGGCGCCGCGCAGCACCCTGCCGCCCACCGTCCCGCCGGTGGTCTCCGCGCCGCCCGGCGAGAGCGGCCAGGGGGACCGCCCGTGA
- a CDS encoding potassium channel family protein, protein MHVVIMGCGRVGSTLAQSLESRGHSVAVIDQDADAFRRLGPDFAGITVTGAGFDGEVLRQAGIERADAFAAVSSGDNSNIISARLARETFGVSRVAARIYDQRRAQVYERLGIPTVATVRWTAERMLRHLVPEGNVEIFRDPTSTVSIIEVPVHKDWIGRSLRHLEEAAGARVAYLIRFGIGTLPTASTVVQEGDQVFMLVTDDIAASVTSVASVAPEGGQ, encoded by the coding sequence GTGCATGTCGTGATCATGGGCTGCGGCCGGGTCGGGTCGACCCTGGCCCAGAGCCTGGAGTCCCGGGGGCACTCGGTGGCGGTGATCGACCAGGACGCGGACGCGTTCCGCCGTCTCGGGCCGGACTTCGCCGGCATCACGGTCACCGGCGCCGGATTCGACGGCGAGGTGCTGCGCCAGGCCGGCATCGAGCGCGCCGACGCCTTCGCCGCGGTCTCCAGCGGCGACAACTCGAACATCATCTCGGCCCGGCTGGCCCGGGAGACCTTCGGCGTGTCCCGGGTGGCCGCCCGGATCTACGACCAGCGCCGCGCCCAGGTCTACGAGCGCCTCGGCATCCCCACCGTCGCCACGGTGCGGTGGACGGCCGAGCGGATGCTGCGCCACCTGGTCCCCGAGGGCAACGTGGAGATCTTCCGCGACCCGACCAGCACCGTCTCGATCATCGAGGTGCCGGTGCACAAGGACTGGATCGGCCGGTCGCTGCGGCACCTCGAGGAGGCCGCCGGCGCCCGGGTGGCCTACCTGATCCGGTTCGGGATCGGCACCCTGCCGACCGCCTCCACGGTGGTGCAGGAGGGCGACCAGGTCTTCATGCTGGTGACCGACGACATCGCCGCCTCGGTCACCTCGGTGGCGTCCGTGGCGCCCGAAGGGGGGCAGTGA
- a CDS encoding potassium channel family protein produces the protein MRIAIAGAGNVGRSIAQELIDNGHQVMLIERQPKMLRPDRVPAADWVLADACELASLEEANLAGCEVVVAATGDDKVNLVVSLLAKTEFAVPRVVARVNRAENEWLFTEQWGVDVAVSKPRVMAALVEEAVTVGDLVRLMTFRQGEANLVEITLPPTAPYVGQPIHAVPLPRDAALVAILRGKRVLVPSPDDPIEAGDELIFVCTAAVEDEVRAVILGPDSVGRNRERP, from the coding sequence ATGCGTATCGCCATCGCCGGCGCGGGCAACGTGGGCCGGTCGATCGCCCAGGAGCTGATCGACAACGGCCACCAGGTGATGCTGATCGAGCGGCAGCCCAAGATGCTCCGGCCCGACCGGGTGCCGGCCGCCGACTGGGTGCTCGCCGACGCCTGCGAGCTGGCCAGCCTGGAGGAGGCCAACCTGGCCGGCTGCGAGGTGGTCGTCGCGGCCACCGGCGACGACAAGGTCAACCTGGTCGTGTCGCTGCTGGCCAAGACCGAGTTCGCGGTGCCCCGGGTGGTGGCCCGGGTCAACCGGGCGGAGAACGAGTGGCTCTTCACCGAGCAGTGGGGCGTGGACGTCGCGGTGAGCAAGCCGCGGGTCATGGCCGCGCTGGTCGAGGAGGCGGTCACCGTCGGCGACCTGGTCCGGCTCATGACCTTCCGGCAGGGCGAGGCGAACCTCGTCGAGATCACCCTGCCGCCGACCGCGCCCTACGTCGGGCAGCCGATCCACGCCGTGCCGCTGCCCCGGGACGCCGCGCTCGTGGCGATCCTGCGCGGCAAGCGGGTGCTGGTGCCCAGCCCGGACGACCCGATCGAGGCCGGCGACGAGCTGATCTTCGTGTGCACGGCGGCCGTGGAGGACGAGGTGCGGGCGGTGATCCTCGGCCCGGACAGCGTCGGGCGCAACCGCGAACGCCCCTGA
- a CDS encoding DUF3159 domain-containing protein has product MTTGQHTEPELGPEDERLPSMAEQMADQLGGWRGLVESSIPVVVFVIANVVGDLRPAVIASVAVALLIAGLRLAQRRPVRHAVNGLVGIAIGAAIAWRTGDERDFYLPGILYGIGYGLALLLSAAIKQPLVGWIWSVLVAKGRSEWRDDPKLVRTFTQLTVLWGVVWLAKVGVQAGLYLAHQDTALGVARLALGYPPYALLLLITVWVVRRVTREPAPTPLPGA; this is encoded by the coding sequence GTGACGACCGGACAGCACACCGAGCCGGAACTCGGGCCGGAGGACGAGCGGCTGCCCAGCATGGCCGAGCAGATGGCCGACCAGCTCGGCGGCTGGCGGGGTCTGGTCGAGTCGAGCATCCCCGTGGTGGTCTTCGTGATCGCCAACGTGGTGGGCGACCTGCGCCCGGCCGTGATCGCCTCGGTGGCGGTGGCGCTGCTGATCGCCGGGCTGCGGCTGGCCCAGCGCCGGCCGGTGCGGCACGCGGTCAACGGCCTGGTCGGCATCGCCATCGGCGCGGCCATCGCCTGGCGCACCGGCGACGAGCGCGACTTCTACCTTCCCGGCATCCTCTACGGCATCGGCTACGGCCTGGCCCTGCTGCTCTCGGCGGCCATCAAGCAGCCGCTGGTCGGCTGGATCTGGTCGGTGCTGGTGGCCAAGGGCCGGTCCGAGTGGCGCGACGACCCGAAGCTGGTGCGCACGTTCACCCAGCTCACCGTGCTCTGGGGCGTGGTGTGGCTGGCCAAGGTCGGCGTGCAGGCCGGGCTCTACCTTGCCCACCAGGACACCGCGCTGGGCGTGGCCCGGCTCGCCCTGGGCTACCCGCCGTACGCCCTGCTGCTGCTGATCACCGTCTGGGTGGTGCGCCGGGTCACCCGGGAGCCCGCGCCGACGCCGCTGCCGGGGGCCTGA
- a CDS encoding OB-fold nucleic acid binding domain-containing protein has product MTTDESRVSLRRFLQRLTASEAEIEAQELQRESAECGGMPARQCTRGQVVSVTGRLRTVVYTPRTNLPTLEADLYDGSDVVTLVWLGRRHIDGIEPGRHLTARGRVAVRDDRKVIYNPYYELESPK; this is encoded by the coding sequence ATGACGACCGACGAGAGCCGGGTGTCGCTGCGGCGGTTCCTGCAACGGCTCACCGCGAGCGAGGCCGAGATCGAGGCGCAGGAGCTGCAACGGGAGAGCGCCGAGTGCGGCGGCATGCCGGCCCGCCAGTGCACGCGCGGCCAGGTGGTCTCGGTCACCGGGCGGCTGCGCACGGTGGTCTACACGCCCCGGACCAACCTGCCCACGCTGGAGGCCGACCTCTACGACGGCAGCGACGTGGTCACCCTGGTCTGGCTGGGCCGGCGGCACATCGACGGCATCGAGCCGGGCCGGCACCTCACCGCCCGCGGCCGGGTGGCCGTACGGGACGACCGCAAGGTGATCTACAACCCGTACTACGAGCTGGAGTCGCCGAAGTGA
- a CDS encoding DUF3710 domain-containing protein has product MIFSRKRAEGARHARDERDAGVLDTEETPQPPARGPYDVSEAPDAPRLDLGSLQIPAVPEVEVRVQADPQGVIQQVVLVHGQNALQLGVFAAPRSEGIWDEVREEIRQSLFNDGAAAQEVQGEYGTELRARVRTPDGITDLRFVGIDGPRWMVRGVYQGEAATNPVAAGPLAACLDGLVVDRGQEAKPVREPLPLRLPREVAEQQAGQEGAPQQREA; this is encoded by the coding sequence GTGATCTTCTCCCGTAAGCGGGCCGAGGGCGCGCGGCACGCGCGCGACGAGCGGGACGCCGGGGTCCTCGACACCGAGGAGACCCCGCAGCCGCCGGCCCGCGGCCCGTACGACGTGTCCGAGGCGCCCGACGCGCCCCGGCTCGACCTGGGCAGCCTGCAGATCCCGGCGGTGCCGGAGGTCGAGGTGCGGGTGCAGGCCGACCCGCAGGGCGTGATCCAGCAGGTCGTCCTGGTGCACGGCCAGAACGCCCTCCAGCTCGGCGTCTTCGCCGCACCCCGGTCCGAGGGCATCTGGGACGAGGTGCGCGAGGAGATCCGGCAGTCGCTGTTCAACGACGGCGCCGCCGCCCAGGAGGTCCAGGGGGAGTACGGCACCGAGCTGCGCGCCCGCGTCCGGACCCCGGACGGCATCACCGACCTGCGCTTCGTCGGAATCGACGGGCCGCGCTGGATGGTCCGCGGGGTCTACCAGGGTGAGGCCGCCACCAACCCGGTCGCCGCCGGCCCCCTCGCGGCCTGCCTCGACGGCCTGGTCGTCGACCGCGGCCAGGAGGCCAAGCCGGTCCGCGAGCCGCTGCCGCTGCGGCTGCCCCGCGAGGTGGCCGAGCAGCAGGCCGGCCAGGAGGGCGCGCCGCAGCAGCGGGAGGCCTGA
- the dut gene encoding dUTP diphosphatase translates to MTDVVPVPVRQLDPELPLPAYAHPGDAGADLVAAADVELPPGGRALVPTGVAVALPEGYVGLVHPRSGLAARLGVTVLNAPGTVDAGYRGEILVNLINHDRETPAKISRGDRIAQLVVQRVARAEFQPVVELPASRRGTGGHGSTGGHAGLVPAPAGGQTEEVAG, encoded by the coding sequence GTGACAGACGTCGTACCCGTGCCCGTACGGCAGCTCGACCCGGAGCTGCCGCTCCCGGCGTACGCCCATCCCGGCGACGCCGGCGCGGACCTGGTGGCCGCCGCGGACGTGGAGCTGCCGCCCGGCGGGCGGGCCCTGGTGCCGACCGGCGTGGCCGTGGCGCTGCCGGAGGGGTACGTCGGCCTGGTGCACCCCCGATCGGGGCTGGCGGCCAGGCTCGGTGTGACGGTGCTCAACGCGCCCGGTACGGTCGACGCCGGCTACCGGGGTGAGATCCTGGTCAACCTGATCAATCATGATCGGGAGACGCCGGCGAAGATCAGCCGCGGCGACCGGATCGCGCAGCTCGTGGTCCAGCGGGTCGCCCGGGCCGAGTTCCAGCCGGTGGTCGAGCTGCCCGCGTCCCGGCGCGGGACCGGCGGGCACGGCTCCACCGGCGGGCACGCCGGGCTGGTCCCCGCTCCGGCGGGCGGGCAGACGGAAGAGGTGGCAGGGTGA
- a CDS encoding DUF3093 domain-containing protein has product MRQSSSSTAPVAATAGYAERLGLPWWAWPAGLAVAGLLAAELWMGASGVRAWLPFVLLLPAAAATLWWLGRIRVTVQGGELRVDDARLPVRFVADAVPLDAAGRREVLGVGSDPLAFVVQRPWVGGAVQVVLDDPDDPTPFWVVSTRHPVELATALLAARDAA; this is encoded by the coding sequence GTGCGTCAGTCGTCATCCTCGACCGCCCCCGTGGCCGCCACCGCCGGATACGCGGAGCGCCTCGGGCTGCCCTGGTGGGCCTGGCCGGCCGGCCTGGCCGTCGCCGGGCTGCTCGCCGCCGAGCTGTGGATGGGCGCGAGCGGTGTCCGGGCCTGGCTGCCGTTCGTGCTGCTGCTTCCCGCGGCGGCGGCCACGCTCTGGTGGCTGGGCCGGATCCGGGTCACCGTCCAGGGCGGCGAGCTGCGGGTCGACGACGCCCGCCTCCCGGTGCGCTTCGTCGCCGACGCGGTGCCGCTGGACGCGGCCGGCCGGCGTGAGGTGCTCGGCGTCGGCTCCGACCCGCTCGCCTTCGTGGTGCAGCGCCCCTGGGTCGGCGGCGCGGTGCAGGTGGTGCTGGACGATCCCGACGACCCGACCCCGTTCTGGGTGGTCAGCACCCGCCACCCGGTCGAGCTGGCCACGGCCCTGCTCGCCGCCCGCGACGCCGCCTGA